The proteins below are encoded in one region of Phycisphaerae bacterium:
- a CDS encoding DUF362 domain-containing protein yields MEHRLSRRSVIWSAAAAAASGKFLLAQETPVAPPLPAPAGATERRPVVSIVKGDRRRQNVCDALVAIEDQILPVLKTKKYVVIKPNIVNTRNQLASTHVDSLHGILDFLAPRFKGPAVIAESAAAHTPEGYEHFHYPEALSEHKPLQVSLVDLNEEAKFQTCTILDGNLHAVPVRLAARLLDPEAYIICSAILKTHNTVIATLSIKNMALGAPLHSTRGQGKWWNDKRLYHGGVRQTHFGILMTAQRLQPCWGATVIDGYEGMEGNGPNDGTPVPSRVAIASTDYVAADRVGVEAMGIDPSWIGYLQFCGQAGLGHVDLAKIDIRGAKPADVARKYKMHADIERELRWMGEMKDVPEKLG; encoded by the coding sequence ATGGAACACAGATTGTCACGCCGGAGTGTGATCTGGTCCGCCGCGGCCGCGGCGGCGTCTGGCAAGTTTCTGCTGGCCCAGGAGACACCCGTCGCACCCCCGCTGCCGGCGCCGGCCGGCGCAACCGAACGCCGCCCGGTGGTCTCGATCGTCAAGGGCGACCGCCGGCGCCAGAACGTCTGCGACGCGCTGGTGGCGATCGAGGACCAGATTCTGCCAGTGCTCAAGACGAAGAAGTACGTGGTCATCAAGCCGAACATCGTAAATACGAGAAACCAACTCGCCTCGACACACGTGGATTCGCTCCACGGCATCCTGGATTTCCTGGCCCCGCGATTCAAGGGGCCGGCGGTCATTGCGGAGTCGGCGGCCGCCCACACCCCGGAGGGTTACGAGCACTTCCATTACCCGGAGGCCCTTTCGGAGCACAAGCCGCTGCAAGTCAGCCTGGTGGACCTGAATGAGGAGGCCAAGTTCCAGACATGCACCATCCTGGATGGCAATCTGCATGCCGTCCCCGTCCGCCTTGCCGCCCGGCTACTGGACCCCGAGGCGTACATCATCTGCTCGGCGATCCTCAAGACGCACAACACCGTGATCGCGACCCTCTCCATCAAGAATATGGCCCTGGGTGCCCCGCTGCACAGCACCCGAGGGCAAGGCAAGTGGTGGAACGACAAGCGCCTCTACCATGGCGGCGTCCGCCAGACGCACTTTGGCATTCTGATGACCGCCCAGCGGCTGCAGCCGTGCTGGGGGGCAACGGTGATCGACGGCTACGAGGGGATGGAGGGCAACGGGCCCAACGACGGGACCCCGGTTCCGTCGCGCGTGGCCATCGCGTCGACCGACTACGTTGCCGCAGACCGCGTGGGCGTCGAGGCGATGGGCATCGATCCGTCCTGGATCGGGTACCTGCAGTTCTGCGGCCAGGCCGGCCTCGGGCACGTGGATCTCGCCAAGATCGATATTCGCGGGGCCAAGCCCGCGGACGTCGCCCGCAAGTACAAGATGCACGCGGACATCGAGCGTGAGCTGCGCTGGATGGGTGAAATGAAGGACGTGCCGGAGAAGCTGGGGTGA